The Polyodon spathula isolate WHYD16114869_AA chromosome 3, ASM1765450v1, whole genome shotgun sequence genome has a segment encoding these proteins:
- the LOC121309960 gene encoding Golgi reassembly-stacking protein 1-like — protein MGLTQSTDVPEGGTDGYHVHGVQEGSPAERAGLEPYFDFVIAMGHTRLNKENDTLKDLLKANVEKPVKLEVYSIKAMRVRELEVVPSNMWGGQGLLGASVRFCSFQGASEHVWHVLDVEPNSPASLAGLRAHTDYIVGADQVIQDSEDFFSLVESHEGKPLKLLVYNTETDRCREVVVTPNGAWGGEGSLGCGIGYGYLHRIPSLPVTPKTVEVKPPSPVPEESTPVPEKSTPVPEEGTPATMPSNGYTEVALLAPSVQSETLEEAMTLKQDIPSQPTEISPLPPPIQRVMDPGFIEMSEASLPELSDLMLNLSSSAGDVAVSSLLGEGSVLNDELNPSIDRKEASERVGGNGPLQVNCPRNYKTDESERSAPEPLPSSVELPLKASVVESALEHVLESTVPQLSSPSTRDSQSLVHTDMPIQKEQSGEDLSQPDISAEKSMQQ, from the exons ATGGGGTTGACGCAGAGCACAGACGTACCCGAAGGAGGGACAGATGGATACCACGTACACGGG gttCAAGAAGGTTCCCCGGCTGAGAGGGCAGGATTGGAGCCATATTTTGATTTTGTCATTGCTATGGGGCATACAAGACTG AACAAAGAGAATGACACGTTGAAAGACTTGCTGAAGGCGAATGTGGAGAAGCCTGTGAAGCTGGAGGTGTACAGTATTAAAGCGATGAGGGTGCGAGAGCTGGAGGTCGTGCCCAGTAACATGTGGGGAGGCCAGGGGCTGCTGGGGGCCAGTGTCAGATTCTGCAGTTTCCAAGGAGCCAGCGAACACGTCTGGCATGTGCTG GATGTCGAGCCCAATTCTCCAGCATCTCTAGCTGGTCTCCGTGCACATACAGACTACATAGTCGGAGCTGACCAGGTGATTCAAGAT TCTGAGGATTTCTTCTCCCTGGTGGAGTCCCATGAGGGGAAGCCCTTGAAGCTGCTGGTCTACAACACTGAGACTGACCGGTGTCGAGAGGTTGTGGTTACACCCAATGGAGCCTGGGGAGGCGAAGGAAG TTTAGGGTGTGGTATTGGCTACGGATACCTGCACCGAATCCCATCTCTTCCTGTAACACCAAAGACAGTCGAGGTCAAACCACCCTCCCCAGTGCCTGAAGAGAGTACCCCAGTGCCTGAAAAGAGTACCCCAGTGCCTGAAGAGGGTACCCCAGCCACAATGCCAAGTAATGGCTACACTGAG GTTGCCCTGCTTGCTCCTTCAGTACAGTCAGAAACCTTGGAGGAAGCAATGACTCTGAAGCAGGATATACCAAGCCAGCCAACAGAGATCTCTCCACTACCACCCCCTATTCAGAGGGTCATGGATCCAG GTTTCATTGAGATGTCTGAAGCCTCTCTTCCTGAGCTCTCAGACCTAATGCTGAATTTGTCTTCCTCCGCTGGTGACGTGGCAGTCAGTTCCTTGCTAGGAGAAGGGTCAGTGTTGAATGATGAGCTTAACCCCTCTATTG acaggaaagaagccagtgaaagggTGGGGGGAAATGGCCCCCTCCAGGTGAACTGCCCCAGAAATTACAAGACAG atgAGTCTGAAAGGTCTGCGCCAGAGCCTCTGCCTTCCTCAGTTGAACTGCCGCTCAAAGCCTCTGTGGTAGAGTCTGCATTGGAGCATGTTCTGGAGTCAACTGTCCCACAACTGAGCAGCCCTTCCACGAGGGACAGCCAGAGCCTGGTTCACACTGACATGCCGATACAGAAAGAGCAGAGTGGGGAGGACCTTTCCCAGCCGGATATTAGTGCAGAAAAGAGCATGCAGCAATAG